The DNA segment CCGTGTGGGAAATCATCCATTCCAGATCCGCCGCGTGCGGCTTGAGCGCATCCACCGCCGCCGCGTTCTCCTCGATCAGCAGGCCGATCGCGTCCGCCAGCGGCATGGAGTCCAGCTCCATGGTGCGCGGGTTCCGCCACTCCGTCGGGGCGGAGGCCATCTGGGAAAGCGCGATCAACGGACCGGATTCCCGTGCAAGTGGCGGAGTTGAAATCTTTTCCCGAACGGGCAGCGCACGGGCCAACGCCAGCGCGCCCTGCACACCTTCGCCCACCAGCTTCACCACCTGGCTGCCTTCCCATTGCTCACCCAACCGTCGTCCTACTCCGGCGGCGAAGGCGGGTTGCTTGAGCAACACACTGCCCGCCAGGACGAACTGCACCGGCTTTCCTTTCCGTGACAGACGCTCCGCGCAATGCACCGCCATGTCCGCCAGCTTGTCCGCGGCATCATGCAGCACCTGCTTTGCCAGCGCATCGCCTTCCTCCGCCTTGCGGAAAACCGTCACTGCCAGCGCGGCGATCTCATGCTTCTCCGCCTCCTGGATCCACGGGATGAGATCGTCCGGCTCGTTGAGCTGCAGGGCGGCCAGCACCGCGTGCCCCAGCGCGGGAAAGCGCCCATCCACATCGAACTGATAGACGACGTTCCGCAGCGCGCCCAAGGAGATGTCGCAGGCGCTGCCACGGTCCCCGAGGATGTGCCCCCTGCCGCCGAATTTCACGACCTTTTCCCCCGCATCACGCCCATACGCGCAGGAGCCCGTGCCGCTCAGCAACAGGACACGAGCGTCCACCCCCGCAGGCCATTCCCCGGCGGCGGTCAGCGCCGTCTCCAGGTCGTTCGTCGCTTGGAAAGGGGTTTCCGGCCAGACCACCCGCGCGATGGCATCCACCCGCCGCCGGTCCTGCTCGTTCCGCAGGCCCGCCATGCCGGCACCGATGGCGGAGACTTCGCCCGTCCGTGCCTTGATCTCGAGAAAGAACCGCTCCAGCTCCCCATCGGTCGAAAGCAGCACGTTGGCCGGCCCCAGCTCGAAACGATCCACCTGCCGCCCGGCTCCGTCCTCCACCATCACGGTGGTGTGGGTAGCCCCGGTCTCGATCCCCAGATAAGTATGCCCCGCGACAGTCATTCCGCCTTTCTCCATACCATACCTTTCAAACCCGGGATACGATTCCCCATTTTCTTTTTCCACGGATTGGTGAAAGGTTCTCCATCATGGATTGGAACACCTTCGCCGGAGACCTGGATGCGGAAATCCTCATGCGGCTGGGTCTGGCCCTGGTTGCGGGTCTTGTCATCGGCATCGAGCGGGAGTCCCATGGGCGTGCGGCCGGTCTCCGCACCACCCTGCTGGTCACCCTTTCCTCCGCCGCGGCGATGATCGTGTCCGATGCCTTCTATCAGGACAGTTTCGCCCAGCAGGGCCCGTCGAGCTGGCACCCGGACCCGGCACGGCTGGCGGCGGGCATCCTGGCGGGCATGGGCTTCCTCGGCGCCGGTGTCATCGTTCACCAGCGGGACCACATCGTGCAGGGCGTCACCACCGCCGCGACGCTCTGGTTC comes from the Luteolibacter sp. SL250 genome and includes:
- a CDS encoding N-acetylmuramic acid 6-phosphate etherase; the protein is MTVAGHTYLGIETGATHTTVMVEDGAGRQVDRFELGPANVLLSTDGELERFFLEIKARTGEVSAIGAGMAGLRNEQDRRRVDAIARVVWPETPFQATNDLETALTAAGEWPAGVDARVLLLSGTGSCAYGRDAGEKVVKFGGRGHILGDRGSACDISLGALRNVVYQFDVDGRFPALGHAVLAALQLNEPDDLIPWIQEAEKHEIAALAVTVFRKAEEGDALAKQVLHDAADKLADMAVHCAERLSRKGKPVQFVLAGSVLLKQPAFAAGVGRRLGEQWEGSQVVKLVGEGVQGALALARALPVREKISTPPLARESGPLIALSQMASAPTEWRNPRTMELDSMPLADAIGLLIEENAAAVDALKPHAADLEWMISHTVEAFRAGRRLFYVGAGTSGRLGVLDASECPPTFRVPPELVQGIMAGGRRALWSAVEGAEDQEAEGAEAVRFRGVGQGDVILGIAASGRTPYVWGALEEARRLGAVTALLAFHPGLQVPDAHRPDRLILVNTGPEPLTGSTRMKAGTATKVFLNTLTTLAMVRTGKVRGNLMIDLNPSNTKLRDRAVRLVTELVSCDGETARRALEESGWVVRDAVERLDSGRSD